The Paenibacillus sp. G2S3 region TAGAATAGTTGTTCTGAAGCCGCTGGTGGATTAACGGAATCGTACACATCTCCCGCCATCATTATCAAATCCACTTTATGAAAATCGGCGATCTCCACCAGTTCATCTATGAACTGCTCTTGCTCCTTCTGCCGGCTTCTTCCTTCCAGCGTTCGGCCGAGGTGCCAATCTCCCGTATGCAATATCCGCATCTTCGTCCTCTTTCTCCGCTCCTATGCGGTAATGAATAGATTTATAATTTCACAGCATGTCCGCCGTCAAAAAAGTACAGCCAAATCTCGCTGATCGGTTCTCCCAAAATATCATGTAATGCCTTGCTGTATAACTCTAGCTGAAAACGATATTTTTCCTTAAGCGCTTCTAACCCACCCTGATGTTCTAAAACAGAGTCCGTCTTATAGTCTAACAGAATAATCCGGTCCTCTTCGCGGAACAGGCAGTCAATGACCCCTTGGATCAGAACTCCTTCACTAAAGCCTTCATTATTATTTCCATGGCTTAGCTCTGTGACGGCTTTATTCATATAATCGAGCCCTCCATAAGCCTCGCCTGCGGGAAGCATATAACTGAACGGCATTTCTCTAAGCTTCCAAGAAGAATCTATTAATCTACGACCAAGTTCATTCGTATAAAAAGTCTCTATCTGATCGGGGGATACCGCCTCCACCTGCTCAGCAGTTAGAATAGCTAATCTCTGCAAACGGGCTAATGTTTCTTCCACAACCTTAGGATCAACTGAACCCTCCAGTGGAATATGCTGCATAACCGTATGGTAGGCTGTGCCGCGCTCCGCTGGGGTTAGGCTGCGCTTTTCCATAAATTTCGGACGCCGCAAATGAAGACTGTCTGCTCCTGCCACATTTGTACGTTTAATGTTTTCTGTTGAGGTGACAGAGTAGTCACCTTCCTCTAGGAGATCATAAGAAGGCTGGTCCTGCATCGATAACAAAGCTTTTAACTCCGTAACAGAGGTTTTAGCCGGAATACCAGAGGCAGCCGCAAACGGATAAGGCCATTCTAGTCTTCTAGCAATCTCATCGCTATTCACTGATCCATAGACACTTACAGATTCACCTTTTTGCAGCGCCTTGAGTACAGATTGACGCTCTTCTGCTTTTTCCTCTGAGTTATCCGATGGAAGGAACGCCCCCGAATTCAGTTCCGAAGCATTCTGCACACTGATGCTCCAGTTCGAAACATCGCTGTGCAGCACTGTCGAGACAGTACCTTCTGAACCGCCTAGCTTCCGAAGAATAGCCGCCGCCGGATGCCGGATCAATGCTGGTCCAACCCAGTCCAAATAGCTGCGTCCCCGGGCTAGTAAATGATCAGCAAGCAGTAGCTCATCCCGATTCTGCACACTGCTCCAGCTAGCGATTTTCCGCGGTAGATCTCTAACAGTACCTACTAGAATCATCTTATCTCTCGGACGAGTTAAAGCTACATATAATACCCGCATTTCCTCAGCCAATAATTCAAGTCGTGTACGACGATTAATAGCCAAATAAGGTAGAGTTGGGTAGCTGACCCGTGTTTCCCGCTCCACAAAACGTGGCCCGAAGCCGAGCTCTTTGTGCATCAGGAAAGGAGAATGCAAATCCTGCCGATTGAACTGCTTCGCCATACCGGCTATAAAAACAACAGGGAACTCCAAACCTTTGGATTTATGGATGGTCATTATTCTGACCCCATTGCCCTCTTCACCGCCACCACCAGCTACGCCTAGATCTCCACCATTCTCACGAAGCCGTGAAATGAACACTAAGAAACGGAACAACCCACGCGCCGCAGTATCATTCTCAAATTGAACAGCCCGATCATACAAAGCCTTAAGATTGTTCTGGCGCTGCGAGCCTCCAGGTAGTCCTCCAACCCATTCCAGATAACCACTCTCTCCATAAATACGCCAGATCAGTTCACTGAGGCTTCCTTGTCTAGCCGCATCTCTCCAACTTTCAAGCTGTTCTAGGAAATTCTTAAGCTTACGCTTCAACTCTGGGTTGATTTGCGGTACAGCTCCACGTTCTGTCCCCACATCATGAATGCTGCCATCAAAAGAGGCTTCATTAGAAAAGGCATTTATATCAGCGGTGCTAGCGGATTCCATTTCATGAGCCGAGAAAAGATCGTACTCATCTTCAGCTTCTTTTACATCTTGCATGTTCGCTGCCACTTGTACAGCACGATAGAAAGAACCGTGGCTGCACATCCGAACTGTAGCCAGCTCCTCTTCAGATAAACCAACAACAGGTGACCGAAGCACACCAGCGAGCGGAATATCCTGCTGAGGATTATCAACTATTTTTAAGAGTGAGAGTGCAATTTCTACTTCTGTGGCTTCAAAATATCCTTTATTCAGATCTCCGTAAGCAGGAATTCCCTCCATCCGAAGCTCTTCAATGATTAAAGGGGTCCATATTCTCGCCGAACGAAGCAAAATCACGATATCACCATAAATCACTGGGCGCATAATCTTAAGTCCTTTATCATAAATGAGCAACGGAGACCCGCCATTCAAGCCAGTCATCTGTGATATACGCCGAGCAATCGCTCGTGCTTCCAGCTGCGCGGTCTCACTCTCAATAGCTTCGCTTTCCTGAAGTGGCGTCTCACCGTCCTCAGCAGTCTCTTCTACTTTCCCTGCCGCAGCTCCGCGATCGATCAATAGTAGCTCTGGTGCAAAAAAAGTATCTGGCCCCTTTTCTGCTGCACCTGGGAAATTCGCGCCATACACAAGCTCAGCGCGATCGTCATAATTAATCTCCGCCACCGTTTCGTTCATAATCTGCCGAAAAATCATATTTACGGCATTTACAACCTCCATACGACTACGGAAATTACGGGCTAGATCGATAACCGAGCCGCCAGACGGTTCATTAGGCTTTTCAGATAACTCACCTAAGTCGGATTCGCCTACTACATTCCCGTCACCTCCGGCATGGTTCGCGCCAAAGCTACGGTATTTATCCAGGAACAGCCCCGGCTCTGCCAGACGGAACCGATAAATACTTTGCTTCATATCTCCGACCATAAATCGGTTACCAGGTGCTTCACGGGAGATTAACCGTACTATCTCTTCTTGCACACTATTCGTATCCTGATATTCATCTAGCAGCACCTCATCGAATTGAGCACGGTACTCCATCGCTGCGTCTGAAGGCAGGGAATGGCCTGGTAGAGAATCTGGATGGCGTAAAATTTGCAGGCAATAATGCTCCAAATCACTGAAGTCGACTAGACCACGTCCTGCTTTTTCGATTCGATAACGTTCACCGAACGCTATCACCGTCTCAGCAAGTTCTGCCATAAGTGGAGCCGCCTCGTTCAGTTCTCTCAAAAAGACGTCTGCAGGACGGCCAAACAATGCCTTCTGAAGATCTAAAATACTCTTCTTCACACTGTCGCGCAGCTCTTTAACCATCTCCTGCAATCCAGGATCTGTCGAATCCTTCTTACAAGCCTTTAATTTTCCAAAGTATACTTCCATGAAAATATCATATAGTTCTGCCCAGGGCCGTTCGTTTACGGCCTCCTGCAATGTATTTACCATCTCAAGATCAGCCGTCAAATTCTCGGCATAAGGTGCCGGACCGCCCGGCTGTAACGCTATCTCTCGGCCTTGAATAAGCTGACTGGCTGCACCCGCAAGGGTCAGCTTTGCTTCTTCAAGAATACTAAGCACCCATGGTGTTCGACCCAAGCTATCGGTGTCTGGTAATGAGAAATCCGCTGCGGTATCACGAAGCCACTGCTCTGGCCAAGGATGGCTACGGGCATAATCATGCAATCGCTGTATGAGCGCATGCACCGCATCATCACTGCGTTCACCACTAAACCAATCGGCGAGCTGTACAAACACGCTATCCTCGCCATCCACACCGACTTCACCGTATTTTTCCTCTAGCAGCTCTTCCAGCAGCTCCTGCCGCATCATCTCTGCTTCATGTTCGTTCAGGATACGGAAACCGGGATCTATCGGAATAATCTGATAATAACGCCGGATTACTTCCAAACAGAAAGAGTGTAGTGTTGTAATCGAGGCTTTACCTAGCAGAGACAGCTGACGACGCAAATGGTCGTTCTCTCCATTCTCCTCTAGCTCCCGATCAAGTGCTTCCCTGATTCGCTGGCGCATTTCGGCAGCAGCAGCTTTGGTAAACGTAGCTACCAGCAATCTATCTACGCTAAAGCCGTTCTCTTCCTTGCTGATTTTGCGAATAATCCGTTCTACCAGCACAGCCGTCTTACCAGAGCCTGCTGCCGCGGCTACGAGAATATCATCACCGCTCTCAGCGATGGCGCGCCACTGGTCATCACTCCATATGCTCCCTTCCGGTTTCGCTTCTATTTCAGGCTTCATACTCACGGTGTAGTTCCTCCTTTGCGGGACAGCAGATCCCAAATGACGTCCTTCCCTGGCTTACCCAGATTGTTGTAGCCATTGCCTTCCACGGCTTCATCGAACTGGCAGACAGGTCT contains the following coding sequences:
- a CDS encoding UvrD-helicase domain-containing protein; the encoded protein is MKPEIEAKPEGSIWSDDQWRAIAESGDDILVAAAAGSGKTAVLVERIIRKISKEENGFSVDRLLVATFTKAAAAEMRQRIREALDRELEENGENDHLRRQLSLLGKASITTLHSFCLEVIRRYYQIIPIDPGFRILNEHEAEMMRQELLEELLEEKYGEVGVDGEDSVFVQLADWFSGERSDDAVHALIQRLHDYARSHPWPEQWLRDTAADFSLPDTDSLGRTPWVLSILEEAKLTLAGAASQLIQGREIALQPGGPAPYAENLTADLEMVNTLQEAVNERPWAELYDIFMEVYFGKLKACKKDSTDPGLQEMVKELRDSVKKSILDLQKALFGRPADVFLRELNEAAPLMAELAETVIAFGERYRIEKAGRGLVDFSDLEHYCLQILRHPDSLPGHSLPSDAAMEYRAQFDEVLLDEYQDTNSVQEEIVRLISREAPGNRFMVGDMKQSIYRFRLAEPGLFLDKYRSFGANHAGGDGNVVGESDLGELSEKPNEPSGGSVIDLARNFRSRMEVVNAVNMIFRQIMNETVAEINYDDRAELVYGANFPGAAEKGPDTFFAPELLLIDRGAAAGKVEETAEDGETPLQESEAIESETAQLEARAIARRISQMTGLNGGSPLLIYDKGLKIMRPVIYGDIVILLRSARIWTPLIIEELRMEGIPAYGDLNKGYFEATEVEIALSLLKIVDNPQQDIPLAGVLRSPVVGLSEEELATVRMCSHGSFYRAVQVAANMQDVKEAEDEYDLFSAHEMESASTADINAFSNEASFDGSIHDVGTERGAVPQINPELKRKLKNFLEQLESWRDAARQGSLSELIWRIYGESGYLEWVGGLPGGSQRQNNLKALYDRAVQFENDTAARGLFRFLVFISRLRENGGDLGVAGGGGEEGNGVRIMTIHKSKGLEFPVVFIAGMAKQFNRQDLHSPFLMHKELGFGPRFVERETRVSYPTLPYLAINRRTRLELLAEEMRVLYVALTRPRDKMILVGTVRDLPRKIASWSSVQNRDELLLADHLLARGRSYLDWVGPALIRHPAAAILRKLGGSEGTVSTVLHSDVSNWSISVQNASELNSGAFLPSDNSEEKAEERQSVLKALQKGESVSVYGSVNSDEIARRLEWPYPFAAASGIPAKTSVTELKALLSMQDQPSYDLLEEGDYSVTSTENIKRTNVAGADSLHLRRPKFMEKRSLTPAERGTAYHTVMQHIPLEGSVDPKVVEETLARLQRLAILTAEQVEAVSPDQIETFYTNELGRRLIDSSWKLREMPFSYMLPAGEAYGGLDYMNKAVTELSHGNNNEGFSEGVLIQGVIDCLFREEDRIILLDYKTDSVLEHQGGLEALKEKYRFQLELYSKALHDILGEPISEIWLYFFDGGHAVKL